A genomic region of Equus caballus isolate H_3958 breed thoroughbred chromosome 1, TB-T2T, whole genome shotgun sequence contains the following coding sequences:
- the ANKRD1 gene encoding ankyrin repeat domain-containing protein 1: MKIHLPLSWPRVGAGVLLGFPGWKIISPSPGYISRPVWSGSQGPTQGSHSTGEEHTDELQADMKMLKVEELVTGKKNGSGNTGEFLPEDFRDGEYEAAVTLEKQEDLKTLPAHSVSLGEQQWKIEKQREAELKKKKLEQRSKLENLEDLEIIIQLKKRKKYRKTKVPVAKEPEPEIITEPVDVPRFLKAALENKLPVVEKFLSDKNNPDVCDEYKRTALHRACLEGHLAIVEKLMEAGAQIEFRDMLESTAIHWASRGGNLDVLKLLLNKGAKISARDKLLSTALHVAVRTGHYECAEHLIACEADLNAKDREGDTPLHDAVRLNRYKMIRLLIMYGADLNVKNCAGKTPMDLVLHWQNGTKAIFDSLKENSYKTSRIATF, from the exons ATGAAAATTCACCTGCCTCTGAGTTGGCCgcgggtgggggcaggggtgttACTTGGGTTCCCAGGTTGGAAGATTATCTCACCCAGCCCTGGCTATATAAGCCGACCGGTGTGGAGCGGCTCACAAGGGCCGACTCAAGGGAGTCATTCCACAGGAGAAGAACATACAGACGAACTTCAGGCTGACATGAAGATGCTGAAAGTAGAAGAGCTG GTCACAGGGAAGAAGAATGGCAGCGGGAACACAGGAGAGTTCCTTCCTGAGGATTTCAGAGATGGAGAGTATGAAGCTGCTGTTACTTTAGAGAAGCAAGAGGATCTGAAAACACTTCCAGCCCACTCTGTGAGCCTGGGGGAGCAACAATGGAAAATTGAGAAGCAACGAGAGGCAGAG CTCAAGAAGAAAAAACTAGAACAAAGATCAAAGCTTGAAAATTTAGAAGACCTTGAAATAATCATTcaactgaagaaaaggaaaaaatacaggaaaaccaAAGTTCCAGTTGCCAAGGAGCCTGAACCTGAAATCATT ACAGAACCTGTGGATGTGCCTCGGTTTCTGAAGGCTGCCCTGGAGAATAAACTGCCAGTAGTAGAAAAATTCTTGTCAGACAAGAACAATCCAGATGTCTGTGACGAG TATAAAAGGACAGCTCTTCATAGGGCGTGCTTGGAAGGACATTTGGCAATCGTGGAGAAGTTAATGGAAGCTGGAGCCCAGATCGAATTCCGTGATATG CTTGAATCCACAGCTATCCACTGGGCAAGCCGTGGAGGAAACCTGGATGTCTTAAAACTGTTGCTGAATAAAGGAGCAAAAATCAGTGCCCGGGATAAG TTGCTCAGCACAGCGCTGCATGTGGCAGTGAGGACTGGCCATTATGAGTGCGCGGAGCATCTCATCGCCTGCGAAGCTGATCTCAACGCCAAAGACCGA GAAGGAGATACTCCCCTGCATGACGCTGTGAGACTGAATCGTTACAAGATGATCAGACTCCTCATTATGTATGGCGCCGACCTCAACGTCAAGAACTGT GCTGGGAAGACCCCAATGGATCTGGTGCTACATTGGCAGAATGGAACCAAAGCAATATTTGACAGCCTCAAAGAGAACTCCTACAAAACCTCCCGCATAGCTACGTTCTAA